From one Arcobacter lacus genomic stretch:
- a CDS encoding S24 family peptidase → MFIVDEIIEKLKDIISADGKNGKVFDKDVAKSLELSQANFATMKNRGKIPFTNILNFCAKKKISINWLLYNQNPDSLVDATDKYWIKYYPSVSVSAGGGAYESEDNYESLELPTYFVSMLGGNENLKNIDAINVIGDSMEPTLNSDNIIFIDKTKNDVSRDGIYAFTTIHGLFVKRIQRRVDGKLDIISDNKDYPSQVLNKNDLEILGKVISSFGLVY, encoded by the coding sequence ATGTTTATTGTTGATGAGATTATAGAAAAACTAAAAGATATTATAAGTGCAGATGGAAAAAATGGAAAAGTATTCGATAAAGATGTAGCTAAATCTTTAGAATTAAGTCAAGCAAATTTTGCTACTATGAAAAATAGAGGAAAAATTCCTTTTACAAATATTTTAAACTTTTGTGCTAAAAAAAAGATATCTATAAATTGGCTTTTATACAATCAAAATCCAGATTCATTAGTTGATGCAACAGATAAATATTGGATAAAATATTATCCTTCTGTTTCCGTTAGTGCTGGTGGTGGAGCTTATGAAAGTGAAGATAACTATGAATCTTTAGAGTTACCAACATATTTTGTTAGTATGTTGGGTGGAAATGAAAATTTAAAAAATATTGATGCTATAAATGTAATTGGAGATTCTATGGAACCAACATTAAATAGTGACAATATAATATTTATTGATAAAACAAAAAATGATGTATCAAGAGATGGAATTTATGCTTTTACTACAATTCATGGTTTATTTGTAAAAAGAATACAAAGACGAGTTGATGGGAAACTAGATATTATTTCTGATAACAAAGATTATCCATCACAAGTTTTAAATAAAAATGATTTAGAAATTTTAGGAAAAGTGATAAGCTCTTTTGGATTAGTTTACTAA